ACACCTGGTAACAAAGGACTAGCAAGCTGTATACATGAAATACATTCAATACAGCTATGTTTGAGAAAACCTTACGCCCATTTAATGTGCCAGGTGTTACAGATTTACCCTGCTAATCCTAAAATTAACCCATTACAGATAACTTGCCAATATCAAGGCATGCAACATGGCAATGCCATAGTATTTATACCTATAAAAGCCAGTGCAAAACTTACCTTAGCATTGCATTTCTCTTGTTGCCAGCTTTATCTAGTGTGAAAAAAATCAGCACTCCATGACCATCATGACCATGACCAAAATTCTCAACCTGTAAAAATTAAATAGGTAACTAGTTATCTCTCTTAAGGAAATTCTTCAAAACTTGCCTATAACTGCCctcttttccagaaagaaaaggcAAGTTCAGACTTGCAGCTTAACGTATTTCGTGTTCTACTATTTCTCTTAAGTGGTGGAAGCTTCACTGGCTTGGGATGGACTGGAATGGCTTAAATGGTTAAGTTGCATGGCTTATGGATTCCCATTCTGTTCCAATGGTGCACTGCCATGTTAAATCCATAAGTTGAACGGACAAAACTTATTTGAAGGAATTAAGTGCAGTGTAAGGATTTTTAGTTGGAGGTCTTCAAGTTTACTATATTCAAGAGCATCTTTTTCAACTTCATGGCTGGACCTGGGTCATGCTGCCtcaggttttgctttttaaagaccACTTGCAATAGATTTTCTCCATAGAGTGTagtttcacagaactaaaaacaAGTCAGGCATCCAACTAAATGTCAGGTTTGCAATGGCTTACAGGGGGTAAAGAGAGGGGGACCCCAAACTTAAGCCATTTCCTATATTGACTAAAAGACTACTTTGAAAAACGTTAAAACATGAAGCATGTTTAAAGGTCTTCatcaaaaataagatttaaaaaataccccCTCCCAAGCCCCAGATCGCTACTGGTAAACAGCTGTATTAGGGCCTTTAAGTGTcacacatgctttaaaaaaagaaatccaagtgtTGAATTTGGAGGACTTCTAATATGCTATCGAACACTTTGTtttccaaaagtttttttttttttttaatctagaaagcATTTCCATTGCCATGAGGTACAGTATGTTTCACTGTACTATGAGGAAGGTAAGTGTTCAATTTCGACTTAGACGGAAAAACTAGTTTGCTTTGCTTACCATCTTTGCTGTTTCACAGGCATTTGATGCTTTAAATCTGATGTGGAATGCTGATAGATTCACTTTTTAGAAGTCATAAGCCTTTGAGAAGTTGGAGATAACttcattgcttatctattttctcCTTTGCAATCAAGCTGTTCCTTAAAAGTGAGACACTACAGAGTTGCAAAAATTTGAAACAGTAAGAGCAAGCATCGTTTGCAGCTTCATGGTTGGTTTTGGCCAAACTTTTTATTTAGTATTCTGTAGTTGCTTAACACACACTTAAATGGTCTTAttggggagggggaaaggggaggTTCTTGTAGATTCCCAAGGAAATGTCAGAAAGGCAAAATATGGCCAGCATTATCCATTTGCTTTTTTCTGGGTTTACTGGGCGAATAGCACTTTCCTTACATATATGCATCTGATCTCAGGTTTTTCATACTGAGAACATTTGAGATTTCAGTTTGAAGACACTCTGAAATCCTAAGAGTAGCATACCCCGACCACCCTCTAATAGCTAGCTTGTTTATATAGGCAGGAGGATTCATCTCTCCATTTTAGATGACTAGATATTTTGTGTAAGATAAACTGCTTGCCTCATCATTTACTGGGGAAAATCCTATAGGAAGTGGCCTTTAGGGACACTTTTACTTGGAGATTACACCACTAGTACACATGTCAAGTCTTAACACACTTAACATTTCATTTGCTTGTTGAAAGCAATGTCATAAAATCAAAGATTAAAcatgttttactttctttcctcACAAGAACATAAAAATTATGGAAAGGGAACTtaacaggaaatttaaaaaaagtaacacAATCTTTCCTTTTAGTAGTCCTTGGGTAGTTATGATAGAACAGGTTccacttttgtttgtttctttgaacAGGGATTTTGGTccaagttgtttgtttttaatatctgcTTCTGCCTCCCCCTCTATCAGATCGGCTTCCTCCACGGCCACCACCTCTTGGTGCTCCGCGGCTTGAACTGCTGTAGGAATCTCGTGGAGGAGGGTACCCCCTTTCCATAGAAGGGGGAAGCCCTCTTTCTTGTCTGCCAACCCGATCACGACCACTTGAGTAGAGATCACTTCGGCTGCTTGAGTAACTGTCTCGACTTCCACCATATCCGTCACGTGAGCTGCTGTAATCATCATAGCGACTGCTTCCACCATAAGATGGCGGGGGCCCTCGTGTAGGTGGAGCACTACGTGAGTTACCTGCAGGGTCAATGGTCAGGTAATATGGCAACACtataaattgtatatatacaacatttaaatctgaatttacaGAATTCTTGTATTAAACGTTTACTGTCTTAACTGGGAGGTTTTAAACTCTGCCATTGCTGGCCATTAACAGGGATTTGCTCATCTGCTGAGACACGGAAATGGGTGGGTTTTAATGTTTGTTTGAAAAGACTGAAGACGGTGTGTATTTCAAGAGGATATTCCAGACAGCTTGTTATTTTATAGTAGACACTCAGCCAACTTTCCAGTGATAAGTTGCAATTTTGAACTGTAGACTTTCCTTCATATTGCAATGGTAAACATTTGATCTtgttaataaagtttttaaattgtattttcacTGTTGGGGGAAAACACATAAGGCTGCCAATTTAAGCAAGCAAAATCCCCTCCAAAGCAAGCCAACAGCCtcaaaaaaaacttagaaaaaacaaaagccccTCACAAGACTAGGAAAAGCCCAGCTGAATAAATTACCCCCTTAAAAGCAAGCAAACATCCCTTTAAAAGCAAGCACCACAACAGCCTAATAAACTGGCTCATGAACCTAAAAACTCAAGCTGGTGATAGTCAGAGACCCTCAACCAAAATCTTACCATAACTCTCATATGAATCTCTGTAGGAACCTCCACTTGGATGATCTGAATAGTCACGATCACGACCATAGCCATCTCTATCACTATATTAACAAGAAATATGTATAAGCCCCAGAACATTAGTTTTTACagctaaaaaaatgtttttacatcAAGCCATGGCAGCAAGAGCAAGTCACATACCTATAGCCTCTTGATGGATAGTCATCACGTGAACTGGAATGACCATAATCACGGTAAGTATAATCTCTTGGTGGTGGTGCATAATCTCTTGTATCACGAGAACTTGGGTAATCTCTGCTTGAAtagctaaagaaacaaaagtaacTTGGTTCATACTTCTGATAAGCTCTCCTTCAACCTGAAGTATTAAGAGACAAAAGCTACTATACTTTTCTGTTACCTGTCTTTAGTAGAATATCCATCATCTCTTGGGGACAAATAAACATCTCTACGAGAGGGCAAGGGCTCCCTTCGAGGTGGACCTCCATAACTATCTCTTCCACGTGATACAGGAGCTTAAGgagaaatcaattttaaaaatacagccagagcaaagtaaaaatacaaatttgcATTGAAGCAATGAAAAGCAGTGATTCAACCAAATATGACAATATGGATGTATATGAGGAAATCCTCTAAAATTTCTTAATTAtgccaaaattattttcaatgctCTGCATTTAACTTCATGACTTCAAGTGATCTAGATACagtttaaatatcatttttaggATTCACCTCAATCCTTGTGTTATGATGGTAGAATAGACTGTCATATACAGAACATTTACCTCTTCCTCCCATTCCACTGCTGCTTCGAACTGGTCCTGAAGGGGCAGATCTTTTAGGAGGAGGACCCCCACTTCGTGGTGGTGGTCCTCTTTTTACCGGAAGTGGTCCCCTGGAAGAACTCATGTTAAAATTCATGGAATAGCCACCATCATCTAcattagaacaaaaaaaatcatgttaataCATGAAAAAGCTACAAAAGTTTTGCTTGATCAAGAACAAGACCATTTCTGTTTGGGGGGGGGGATCTTTAGTTAGTCTATATAGAGACTGTGAGACGTGTTAGTCTATATAGACACACAAGTTAGTATAGATCAGAAAAGTAGAACTGAAGGGTTCTACTGAGGGTTCAAATTACTTCAAAAAAAACCCCCAAGTTATTTAATACCTATCAAAATTTTTCTATAACTGTTTTTCCCTATAGAATGAGTTCATCTGGATAAATAATAGCTTACTGTTAATTATTTCAAGGCATTGTTAATTTAACTGAGTATGCCTTCTATAGTTCCCTTAAGGAAATCACTTTGGTAGATGAATAAAATGTTCTCAATTTCAAAAGCTAAggcctttaaaataaagattaaccAAAGTACACACTGATGTATTTACAGTTCTTAATTTATATACCAAGCCTAAATCAAACTTAAGTCATTACCCATGTGCCCTCCATGGGATGGAGGTCCCCTGGttcctccacttcctcctcttcctccccgaAGGCCTCTGGGAGGGCCTCTGCTTCTTGGAGGTGGAGGTGGTCCACGTCTACCACTTTCAAATGACGGTTTAGTGGCTTGTTCTACCTTGATGGCTTTTCCATCTAAGGACTAAATAATATCCATGGttaattaaaagtatttaaaagagAACTTGCTGATCCACTATGCACTGACACTAGTAGGTCCTTCAAAATGTTTTTACCTTTCTGTTTAGCATTCAAAGTTTTAAGATATTATTTGAACTAAAACGTTAAGTAATCGGTAAAGTTGCTAAAATTTAACAAGGTGAAACAATTACCAACTTATTAAGACAAATAACCAAAAAGCAAAGCCGAAGTATAATACAAAGTATCATACATAACATTTAAAACTGAACGATTTTTTTGTTAAGAATACACTGAGTACAAAAGGTCCTTCTGAAATTACAAGGTGCTGTAGCAGGGTCATGGAAAGGTTTATACTCAAATTCAAGAGCAGCCCTACACCAGACTTGGGTAACAATGTGCTATTTTACAGTACTAGGAAACATTGTATCCTAAAGACACTCTTACCTTTCCATTCATGTCTCTGGCTGCATCCTTAGCATCTGCTGGGCTTTCAAAGGTGACAAAAGCAAATCCTCTAGATTTGTTGGTTTCACGATCTTTCATCAAGAGAACTAAAAAGTagttttcagggggaaaaaagtgttACTCTagttgaaaaggaaaaacaaaaattaatctgtaaaaaagaaagcaagctcaGAACTTCTTAGAGGACAAAGCACATTATCATTTCATGTGATCAATGCAATCAAAGTCATCATAGCTCACCTTTTTAATTATAATAACCCTGCATACATTTTCAGATAACTCACCTTCCACTATTCGTCCATATTTGCCAAATACTGCTTCAAGGGCTTTCTCATTGGTTTCTGTATTGAGGCCACCGATAAAGAGCTTTCCTGGGCGATCTGCCTCAACCATTTTTCCCCCCTGGTTAAAATCtgttgggaaaaaaaagttaCCCTCCCTTAAAAAAAGTTCAAGTTTACCCAATGTTATGTATCAtgcttattttttgtttactAAAATCATTAACATAATACACGGAAAGCAATTCTTAAGCCTCACCAGAAAACCTGTGTAATTAGTTTAGTGACAGTTTAATAAACTGGCTTATAAAGCCAACTTAACTAATTCCTGCATCTTTAATCCACTCTGGCAGTCTTAAGTAACTACAACACTTCAAAAAGCGCATTTTACTTTAAACACTatatttattgcattttaaaaattcaattgttgttctttagttgttaagtcgtgtccaactctctcacgaccccatggactgtatcccacccggcttctctgtccatgggattttccaggcaagtatactggagtgggtacccattcccttctccaggggatcttccccacccagggatcaaaccctgggtgttacgggcagattcttcaccgctgagccaccagggaagccttaaaaaaTTCAATTATCCCATCCCAATTACcctagtgatttttaaaaacctactcAGTCAAGGTCACAGACCAAACGCAGGTCCCTCTGACCAATCCAAGAACTCTGGCTCCTTTCATTACGATTTCCTAATAAATCTAAGCAGCAATTTAAAGTTTTAACCAAGTTATGACTCTCCGTCAACAGCCCCTGCCCCGCTCACATTACCGACTTTTAAAAAGCGTCAGTATTATCTCATACGAAATAACGGAATGTGGAAGCGCGCCCTGTAACCCAGTACTCAAAGGCTGCAGTGGAACCCAATTAAAACCCGTCATTAAAAACCGCGTGGAAAATACAAAATGGCGACACTTGGATTGAGCCCAGAACAACCTCCCCCGGTCAGGGAGTAACTTTTGCCACCAGCGGCGCTTCAGAAAATTCAAAGGGCTTCCTCTCCAAGGCCCGCCAATGAACAAGGACCCCGCGCAAAAGTGCACGTGCCTGCCCGAGGTCAGGGCCATCCCCACGCAGATATCGGCGGAGGAAGCGCGGTCCCTCCTCGTCCCGCTCCGGTCTAACctccgccaccccccacccctgcaggagAAACAGCCAAACTTTCCGGGGAGGCACATTACGAAGCGCCCCCCCCTCCCGCGTCGGTTTCCCGTCGACACTCCCAGCTTTGCCTAAATAGGTCGGCACCTCCGGGTTCTTAAAATGGCGCCCGCCACCCTCATCTCCAGGGAGATAATCCCAAATTGTAACGTGGCAAAAATGGACGCAAGATACAAAGTAACGAAAAGGACTCACGTACTGGAGAGGTGACGACGGTCTCAAGCTCCTGCGAGCTCGCCAACAGCGGCTTCCTAGCAGCTCGGCACGCGGGAGGGCAGCCGATCCTCAGAACGGAAGCTGTAAGGCGCTCGCACTACTGCGCAACGAGGGCGAACAAAGGAGACAGCAAACTTTATACGGCCCGGGAACGAGGCTCAAGGACCCGGATGGAGGCGGGGCTTAGAATTTGAAACGTGTAGGGAGGGGGAGCGGTTCCCAGTATCCCCACTGGCTGCCCCCGCTGTTAATCACTCTTCGCTCCTCCCTTTTTCCCGGGCCCTCGTCTCGTCAGCCGGCCCCAGTTTCTAACCGTTTTCCCAGCCCCCACCGGTGCTCCACAAACCCGCGTTTTTGCTTTCTTCTAAAATGGTTCACGGACTGCATATAATAAAGAATTCAAATTTTTTGCGTGTTCTAGTGGTCCCGGCAAGGTGCTAAACTTTACAcccattaactcatttaattctcgaAACAACATGACGAGGGTAGAACTATGCCAGTTttgcagaaaggaaaaacaaagaagtttagataataaaatatatttccccAAAATACCTTTAACAAGAATTTTTGGTGAATGGGGAAAATTCTGATAAATGTCAGGTGGGGGAAAAAACCTGTATTAAACAGCGGGGAGATAACCCGTTTTATAGAAcaattactgagcacctactaaattgcaggcaggctctgggCTTGGCCGTGAGGGTACAACCCAGAATAAGCAAGACGAGGTCAACGCGCTTCATGGGTAATGCTGCCAGATTTAGCAggtgaaaatacagaaaacccCTTCAGGTTTGAATTTCGGATACCAAATACTTTTTTCAGTATAATAGCTCTCAATATGATGTACTTATTAGCCGTTTatctgaaatgcaaatttaactGGAGATTTCCTTTTTACCTGTCAATCCTGCTCGCGGAGGGGATCATAAACGTTTTTGATTtgctaatttctttaaaaactgaagaagaaatttaaatacaattaataaataaaacaattgcaTTCTGTGATTAGTGCCAGGGAGGAAGTAAACTCGGTGTTTTGATGGACAATATTTAAGAGACCAAATTCGATCTAACCCTCAGGGAAGGTCTACCTGAAGAAGTGACTTTGGAGGTCAGatctgaaggaagaaaagaaaccctCCATGGGTAAGCTGGAGGGTAGGGGAGGATCAGAagcttttcagaaaaagaagcaCAAAGTAGAGTGAAAGACCTTGCATGTTTCAAGGGACAAAAAGGGATCCAGGGTGACCAGAATTTAAGGGGCATTATATGAGGGAGCCAAGGCAGGCAGAACATTCAAACCCACTACAAGATTGCAGGGGGTAGGTGTGGAAGTAGAGACAACAATGGGGCTGTGCAAATGGACCAGGAAACAGAAGACAGTGCCTTGAATTAGGGTTGTGGCAGGTGTATATGGCAAGCAGCGGACAGGATTTGCTCATGAATCAGATGGAAAAGCATTGAGGTATAATTTGAAAAACAGGATAAGTCATTATGGATGAGTAAATATCTGGTATTAGTAAGGGGTGGCCATTTGCTAAAACAGCTGCAAAGGAGCAAGTTTGGGGATGTGGGCAGGGATGGAAAAATCTGATGTGCAGAGTAAAGATCAGGGCTAAATTTGTTGCTTTAGAAATAGTAATAAAACTCATCAGAATGAATGATACCACCAAGAAGAGACTATAATGGGGAAAAGAAGTCCCCCAATCACACAGTATTAAGTATCAAAAAATACATGTGGAGAGGAAGACACTGGAAGGAAATAGGCTAAAATGTTACCAGTTTATCTCACCGGAGGGATAGAATTTGTGAACAGTTGTTACTTTTCTTCTACACAGTTACAGTTGCTCTGTCTGCCATGGTGAATTATGGTTTATGCCAGGGAGGTGTTAGTAAATGATGCTCAACTCAGGTCATAGGTAAAAACCCCCAAGGAACTTTGGAACCAGCTCTGAGTTATTAACATTAACGGAGAGAATAGTGCTCAGTAGCATaagaatatttgttgttttttttcttttctcagccaaataagaaaaagcaaagcaaaagtcACGTCTACTTGTGTTCAGAataagttatatatattattatctcTGCCAATAGTTGGGAACTGGCCAGGTTGGCATAAAACACTTAAATGTATGGCTCAGGAAGCAGAGTCTGCACCTCCAGGCAGAACTGCACCTCCAGGCAGAAATCCCTCCCCCTGAGGCCAGCAGGCAGTCTCTCTGTCTCAGATCCAGACAGAGGATGACAGGGTCTCTTCCAGTCTAGGGCAAAATAGGGCTGACTCTACCATAGATGGCTTTGTCCCCTTGGGTCTCAAGAAGGGAACAGATCACGCAGGTTTTGTGGTTGGTGCTCAGGAatatggggatgggggtggggagtggagtgCTCTAGACTAGGGTAGACAGCACTTCAAAGGACCGCAAGAGAGAGGAAGATGTGGTGGGGCATGTCTAGTTAAAGAATCTGTAAGAAAGGATCATTATGGCTGTAGCTTAGAATCTAGAGGTGAAACAGAGAGGACAAAGCAAGTAgctggagagggaggcagagggtgtACTGATCTGATCAGAAGTGGAGGTAATCAGATTTCATCTTAAGAGATCACCATGGCTgtgctggggaagggaggggcaggaagcagggtGTTGCTGATGTAGTTCCAAGAGAGAAGGGATGTGGGCAGACTGAGGGTTAGCAACTCTGGTCCACAGGCAGTCCGGTAAGCAAGTCTCACACTGCCCCAAATGAATCTCTGAAGcccatccttccctctcctggatcttctagatttttctctttacttctttCTTCCTATTTACTCCTTTGGATTATCATTAAATGTGGTTATAGTTTTCTTAACTCTGATTTTTCCTTTGCCCCATTTGTTTCTCTCCAGATGTCATCTCAATGATTGATGGTCTGAGTCAAGTGATATTAAATGTGCCCCTGTGTATCCCTGGAATATAATCagtgctaaataaatattgactgaatgaattacagggcttcccaggtggtactagtggtaaagaatccacctgccaatgcagaagatgtaaaagacatgggtttgatccctgggtagggaagatcctctggaggagggcatggcaacccattccagcattcttgcctggagaatcccatggacagaggagcctggcaggctacagtccatagggtcgcaaaaagtcgtactgaagcaacttagcacgcacacatgaatGAACAACAAGCTGTTTTTATCCTCTGTGGTACTTAGTATGAGATGGGTGTATAGTAAGTATTTAATGAATACTGATGGCCTTTGTCTCAAATCCCAATTCACCTGAAAAgggctcactttttttttcactgaacaaacaacaataaaacaaaaacactccATAGTTTTAAAAGCTTCAAACCATTAAATGGTTAAGAAATAACCTTCAGTCATCAAGCTAAGGGTCACTTTGTGATGAGTTAGTTAAAGGAAAGCTCTCCTGTTAGCCTTGCATTTTTACAGAAAGGGCAAATGTGAGGTCACTCTGCAGCCAGTTATGCCTGTTTTCCAAATTACAGAAAGATATCTTGCCACTTGTTCTAAAAATGTCTGTTATCTGGCATGAaacaaggaggaagggagggaagaattgTATGTGATTAAAAATTGGGAGGCTTTCCAAGACACTTTCCAGAAGATAGCCTACTTTGCTACaacaagcaaggaaaaaaaactttGTAACCAGTGTACAGCTCTGATATAGAGTAACTGGAAGGTTGAGTGAAGATACAATTCTACTGTATCTTTCTCTACAGTGGAGGAGATGATGACTTTTAACCAGGCTTCatacttgagcttccctggtggctcaaacagtaaagaatctgcctgtaatacaagagaccctggtttgatccctgggtcaggaagatcccctggagaaagaaaaggcaacccactccagtattcttgcctagaaaactccatggtcagaggagcctggtgggctactgccaaaagttggacacaactgagcaactaacgctttcacctTTCATACCCACTTAAAAAGGAACTGAAGCAAACCATAAGAAAT
The nucleotide sequence above comes from Bos javanicus breed banteng chromosome X, ARS-OSU_banteng_1.0, whole genome shotgun sequence. Encoded proteins:
- the RBMX gene encoding RNA-binding motif protein, X chromosome: MVEADRPGKLFIGGLNTETNEKALEAVFGKYGRIVEVLLMKDRETNKSRGFAFVTFESPADAKDAARDMNGKSLDGKAIKVEQATKPSFESGRRGPPPPPRSRGPPRGLRGGRGGSGGTRGPPSHGGHMDDGGYSMNFNMSSSRGPLPVKRGPPPRSGGPPPKRSAPSGPVRSSSGMGGRAPVSRGRDSYGGPPRREPLPSRRDVYLSPRDDGYSTKDSYSSRDYPSSRDTRDYAPPPRDYTYRDYGHSSSRDDYPSRGYSDRDGYGRDRDYSDHPSGGSYRDSYESYGNSRSAPPTRGPPPSYGGSSRYDDYSSSRDGYGGSRDSYSSSRSDLYSSGRDRVGRQERGLPPSMERGYPPPRDSYSSSSRGAPRGGGRGGSRSDRGGGRSRY